The Sagittula stellata E-37 sequence GTGTTTCCACATCTGAAGGATCCGTACTGGGTCGCAACGAACTATGGTGTCGTTTCCCACGCAAGAAGCCTGGGTGTCGCGGTCGATCTGTTCGAAGCGGGCGGATACGACCATCTGGAAGAACAGAAGAAACTGGTAAAGGATTGCGCCGCGGCAGACTACGATGCGATCCTTCTTGGCACTGTCTCCTACGACCAGATGACCGAGACGGTCACGGAAGCGGCCCAGTCCGTTCCGGTGTTTGCCACGGTGAATGCGATCCAGGGTGACGGAATCACCGGCATGGTCGCGGTCGATTGGCACGACATGGGGCGCGCCGCCGGGCAGTATTTCGTCGACAATTACCCGCAAGGCGGCGACGCACCAACCGTAGCCTGGCTGCCCGGTCCGGAAGCGGCCGGCTGGGTAACCTTTACCGACGCGGGCTTTCGCGAGGTGATGCAGAACTCCGCGGCCGAGATCAGTGCGGTCTACTACGGGGATACCGGTGCAGATTTCCAACGCGCCCTGGTGGAGGAGGCGCTCGATGCGAACCCGGACCTCGACTACATCGCCGGGAATGCCGTCGCGATCGAAGCGGCCATGGGCGTGCTGCGCCAACGCGGACTGACCGATCAGGTGGGGCTTGTTGCCGACTACTTCACACCGGCGATGTACCGGGGCGTTCGGCGCGGCATCATTTCGAGCGCACCGACCGACAGTGCCGCGCTGCAAGGGACGCTTTCTGTGGACCAGGCGGTCCGCCACCTCGAAGGAAAGGAAACGCCCGGCCACATCGGCCCGGTCATTTTCAGCGTGACAAAGGAAAACTCGTCGACATTCCCGGTGGACCAGTCGCTGGCGCCGGCAGATTTCAATCCGACTTTCAAGGTCGACTGACGCATCCCGCCTGAAACCAACCGCTGCGGGAACCGTGAAAATGGAGCCCGCAGCGACGTCCAAAAAAGGTTTGAAAAATGCCCACGGTTTCAATTCGTACAGGGTTGCTGCTTGCAATCGCCAGTCTCGCCGCGTTGGTCGCCATTTCGTCGGTGACGGCATTGTTCATCATGCGCTCGATTACCGGGCAACAAGAGATCGTAACGGAACGCGCCTTTCCCGCCGCCATAACGGCCACGGAACTGGAAGCGGAAACCGGCAGGATTCTCCAGTTCATGGATCGCCTTGACCGTGCGCCGACTGTGCAAGCCGTGGAAGAATTGGCGTCCGAGTTTGCCACCGCGATGGCTGAGACGAAAAACACGACACAAAGGCTGCACAGCCAGACCGGCAGCACGGCCTTGACGGATCAACTGGACGGTTTGCTCGTCGATTTGGAAGCAGCGATCACGGGCTATGTCGATATATCGCGCCAGCGGGCGCAACTCGTCGCGTCACAGTCGGACGCTGTCGCACTGATCTCCGACGAAAGCAGCAACCTGAACGGGGTCACCGACTCGCTTGTGGCCAATGCCAGAGCAACTGTCACCAACCGCTTGTCGCGCATGTACGACACGGTCGAAGACCCATATATGATCGACGATACATATGATACGTTGGACAACATTCTGGACATCGATCAACCTTATTCCACAAGAATGTCGGATCTGCGCAACAATGCGCTTTTGTTGCAGCAACTTTCGCTGAAATTGCTGGCGGCGAACGACATCGAAACCCTGGACGCGTTTCAATCGAAAATTTTATTCACGATCGAGACGATCGACCGCGAAGTATCAAGCATTGACGATCCGGAAAGGCAGGCTCAGGCCAAGGCATTCCTTGACAAAATGTTGACCGTTTTGGGCAGCGATGCGCAGCAAAGCCTCTACGACAGCATCGTCGAATCCTTGGCCAACCGAGACCGCGCCACGATCACGCGCGCCGAATTGGACGATCTGTTTGCACAATTCGAAAACACTGTCGCCGAAATCGTCAGCATAAGCGCCGCGCAAATCGAAAAATCGGTTTCCAAAGCGGCTCAGCAGGTTTCGGTCGGCAACATGACTTTGATCGCCATCGCAATAACGGCCATCCTGCTCTCTGGTGCCATCGGCTATGGCTACGTATCGAAGCATATCTTACAGCGGCTCAGTCAGCTATCCAACATGACAAAGGAAATGGCGTCCGGAAACATCGACATGACGCTTCCCCGTGCACCCGACGACGAACTGGGCCAGATGGTGACAGCACTCGGTATCTTCCAGAAAGGAGAAATCGAGCGGCGGGAACAAAAGGAGCGGGAACAAACGCGCCTGAAGGAAACGTCTGATTTTGTTTCCACGCTGAGCGAAGCCTTGCGCAACCTTTCAATGGGGGACCTGAGATTCCGCATAGACCAGGATGTCGGTGCAGAGTTCAGCTCGATTTGCGTCAACTACAATCAATCGGTGAACCGTTTGAACGAGATCCTGACCGATGTCGTTGGCACGTCCGAAACCATTTCCAGCGGCATGCAGAGCCTTTACAACGCATCTATCCAACTCGCGAAACGTACCGAGCAACAGGCAAGCGCGGTGACCCAGACGACCACAACCCTGGCCCAGATCAAGAATGAGGTAGAAGGTACGGCGTCCGGCGCGCGCGATGCATGGGAACTCTCTCAGAACGCGCAAAAGAAGGCCGAGATAGGCAGAGACGTGGTGGCCCAGTCGACGAATGCGATGGAGAGAATCAAGAAAAGCACTGATGAAATCTCTAGTTTCATTGGTTTGATCGACGATATCGCCTTTCAAACGAACCTGCTGGCGTTGAATGCGGGGGTGGAGGCGGCTCGAGCCGGCCAAGCCGGGTCCGGGTTTGCTGTCGTTGCCGCTGAAGTGCGAGGTTTGGCACAGCGTGCAAGCACGGCGGCCCAAGACATCAAGACACGCATTAACACCAGTGTCACAGATGTACAAAATGGTGAAAACCTTGCCAATGAAACCAGGCATGCGCTTTCCGAGATCGAAGATATGGTCAAGGAACTGAATACCGCAATAATGGATATCTCGACTACCGCTCAAAGCCAAGTCAATTCCATTCGGGAAATCAACACCGCAATGAATGAGATTGAGAACGTGACCCAGCATAATGCCGCGATGGTTGAGGAAACGAATGCGAGTACGGTTGCACTCCAATCGGATGTTTCTTCAATGCTGGATAGCGCTTCAGTTTTCAAGCTGGACGATCCCCAAGAGAAATCAGCTTCCCAAGAGCCGAAATTCACGCGCTCTTCCAACAGCCTCGAACTGTTTTCCGCCATGGCCAATGATGCGGATATCCCCGCAATGAGGACAATGACCGGTTAGGTCAGTTTGACAAATGGCGGAGCCAAAGCCTGATCGAAGTGATATCGACGAAGCCGAGGAAGCTCTCCGCGGTCTTGTCGTAGCGGGTCGCAACCCGGCGGGCGTTTTTCAGCTTGTTGAAGCATCGTTCGGCCAGGTTGCGCAGGCGATACAATGACCGGTCGACGCCGACGCGCATCTTGCGTGAATTTCGCATGGGGATGACCGGCAACACATCGCGTTTGTCCATGGATCTGCGCATGCTGTCAACGTCATAGCCCCGATCAGCCAGCAGGACGCTTGGCGTTGACGGGTCGTCAGCCATGACCCGATCAAAGCCAAGGTAATCGGATGTTTGCCCAGCGGTGATCTCGGTCCTCATCGGCAGTTCCAGCGGCATTGGCGAGATGGTGGATCTTGGTCGTAAACCGGCGCTGTTGCGCAAATCGGCGTTCGGGCTGAAGGTCCTTTTTCCCGCTGTGCTTCAGGCGATGGCCTCGATCTCGGCTCTGCCGGGGGCCGGGAAGCGGTTCACGATGACGATGCGGATCTGGATTTCGGCGGTCTGGCGGTCGGGGGTGAGCCATCGACGCGCCATCGGTCCGGGCGACAGTGGCGAACGGACATGATCCGCTCGCCGAAGAACTTCAGGCATTTCATCCCTTGGCCGACAGGGCATTGCGTCGGCAATGTCCCGAGAGGCTGAGCTTCGACCCGACTTCGGACATGGTAGCGGGCCCACGTCTTCCAGAGCGCCCTGCCGAGGTGTCGCGTCGCGCGCAGGATCTCGTTTCGCGCCAATGCTGCGGGGCAGTCTTCTTTCCAGGCGCGGCCGTTCCGGTGGATCGGTATGACGGCATCGGCGCCGTGCTCGACGATGGCGGGATGGCATCGGCGTGTGTCGGATGCGCCGTCCGTTGCCCGGCAGGGTCATGCGTCGCATGATCCCGAGAGGGGCCGTGACGGTGGCGATCTCCTCGCCCTCGGGAATGTGCGACAGCAGGTCTGGCAGCAGCGGGCTGTCGCCATGGCGGCCTGAGGTGAACTCGACCGCGCGTATGTCGCCGGTTTCCGTGTCCGGGGCGATGTGAACCTTGCGCCATTGCCTCTGGCCGGAGGCGCGATGCTTCCGGGCCGGCCATGCGCCACCGCCACCGAACGTCACCCCCGTGCTGTCCGCTGCCCGGCCGTGCATCGCGCGGTGATGTCACGAGAGGGGATCGGCAGGTTCAAGGGCTTGCCCGAGCGGCGACAGGGGATCTGACCCCGATCCGCGCTTGCCGTCGGCACAGCGCCGAACAGTCCGGAGCCGGCCAGTCGCGCCCAGCCATCCGGATCGGGCTCTCGACCGGCCCGACCGTCTGCCGCAGCGGAAGGCCGAACAGGCCGGGGCTCCGCCCGTTCAGGGCTGAAACGATCCCCCGGATCGTTTCCGAGACGCCCCTCACCCTTCAGCGTCAGGCAGGTGTGGATCGCGACATCCGAGAACGTCTCGGGCCGCCCCCGTTTACCGGTCTTTCCGGCGTGCCGGACCGTGTCGGGATCAAACCAGACCGAGAGCGAACCCCGCCGGCGCAGCGCAGCGTCATATTCGGACCAGTCCGTCGTGCGATAGCGGGTGGGCGAGAGCCTCGGCATGACACCGATCCAACGCACTGGATTCCTACAGTGAATCCTCATCGCTGATATATGCGACAAGCCCTCGTGAACCCTGACCCACCTCGTGAACGGCCAAGACCCTGTCGCGGATTCGCCCTTTAGCGCGCGCGGCCTCCCTCTAGAGACATTGCTGGCGCGATGCCCTGCCGGGCAGTGGATGATTGGCGCGAACCACACTTCTGTAGATCATTTGCAGGGCGTACGGCACCGCCCCGCTTTCGTTCAGCGCGTCTATTATCTGCTCCCAGAGCTCCGCCAGTGTCCAGCACCGGAACTGGCGGTAGACGCTTGACCACTTGCCGAACTCTTCCGGCAAATCGCGCCAGGTAGAGCCTGTGCGCGCGATCCAGAAAATCCCTTCAAGAGCAAGGCGGTGGTTGGTAGGTTTGCGTCCGTTCGGGGCGCGAACTATCAGGATGAAACGCTCAAAGAACGCCCATTCCTCGTCCGACATCAGGTCTCGTGCCAAGCGGGTCTGCATCGCAGATACCGGCTTGAATCCCATCAGCGCGTCCCGTGAATCCCTTTTGTCAACACGACCACCTACACGCTAAAGTACTGGCAAGGCCTGACCCTTTTCGTCGACAATGGGCGGATAGACTTAGACACGAACCCGGTTGAACGCATGTTTAAGCCGTCTATCTTGCTTCGCAAAAATGCGTTGTTCATAGGCAGTGACGAAGGCGCACATGCTTGGGGCATCCTGTCCTCCAACGTAGAGACCTGCAAGCTCGACAACATAAATGTTGAGTCCTATCTGACTCGGATTCTGGATCAGATCGAGGCGAAGCTGCCTCGACGCGATTACGCAAAGCTGCTTCTTTGGAACGCCCCTGCGAAACTATCGATCAGTCGTTAGATGGCGTAGGGCCGCGGGAATCTAACCTTCGCTCTGCCCGGCCCAAACGTCCAACCGGGACGGGAAGCGGTCGGTCAGGAGAATAGAGTGCGCACGGCGACGCAACGGTGCCCGACCGGCGCTCCTCCGATCATCAGGCGCCGCGGGCCCGGTAGCGCGCCCTCCGCCCGCCTGTTTGCGGTTCCGGCCCAAGCCTGTTATCCACCCCGGAAATGTTGAAAAGAAACGCAAAATGAACGCGTGGCATGTCCTGAACATGCCACCCTACATGGCGTGCGCTTTCGTTTCGCATTCAATTGAACGTCTAAAAGGAGAACCTCATGCGTACCATGAAGCTCGCATCCACCGCACTCGCCGCCACCCTCGCACTGCCGCTCGCCACTCAGGCGCAGGCTCAGGACGACGCTGGCCAGTGCGGCGAAGTTTCGATCGCCCAGATGGGCTGGGCCGCTGCCGAGGTGACCACAAACATCGCCAAGTTCCTGCTGGAGCAGGGTTATGGCTGCGATGTCACCTTGGTGCAGTCCGACACCATTCCCGCGATCACCTCGGTCGCTGAAAACGGCGAGCCGGACGTGGTGACCAACCTGTGGCTCAACTCGGGCGGTGAAGCCTATATCAAACTCGAAGAAGGCGGCACCATTCAGCGCCTGACCTCCGTGCTGGAGCCAGGCGGTGTCGAGGGCTGGTGGATCCCCACCTCGCTCGCCGAAGAGCACCCCGAACTGAAGACCATCGACGGTATCCTTGAGAACCCCGAGCTGGTCGGCAGCCGCTTCAACAACTGCCCCGATGGCTGGGGTTGCCGCGTTGTCTCCGACAACCTGTCGCGCGCGCTGGACCTTGAAGGCCATGGCATCGAGGTCTTCAACCACGGCTCGGGCGAGACGCTCGCGACGTCGATGGGCGCGGCTGTGACCGGCGGTGAGCCCTGGTTCGGCTACTACTGGGGCCCGACTGTCCCGCTTGGCAAGTACGACATGACCAAGGTGGACTTGGGCGGCTATGACGAGGCGGCCTTTGCCCCGCTGCAGAACCCCGATACCCCCGACCCGCAGGTTTCGGATTTCCCCGCGGCGCCGATCCTGACATCCGTCACCACCGAGTTCGCCCAAGAGAACCCCGAGGTGACCGAGTTCTTCACCAACATGACCTTCGCCACCGACCAGATGTCGGGCCTGCTGGCATGGAAAGACGAGAACAACGCCTCGAACGAGGAAGTCGCCGTCTACTTCCTGTCGACCGCGTCCGACACCTGGACCAACTGGGTCAACGACGCCGCGCGCGAAAACCTCTCGGCACTCCTTAAGTAATCGGATGCCCTGCCCTTCGGGGCGAAGTTTCTCAACGGGGCCGGGCAATCGGCCCCGTTTTGGTTTTCAACAACAAGGAGGGCCTGCAAGGGCCGCAATGCTCATATGGCAACCTACGATGGTCTCTTCGATACCCTTGGCCTGAGGGAGTGGTGCGGTGCGCAGGACTCCGGCGCACCGATGTCAATGGCCGACCTGCTGGCCAAGTCAAGCGGCGCCGATGCCGACACCTCGTTGCGGGACTTTCCATTTCCCTCGCTCGATGCCCTGCACGAGGCCTGCGCGGCCATTCCGCAGTCGCGCGATCTGACGCTTGGGCTGGAAACCGGCTTTCTCGGCATTCGCGATGCGCTGCGCGTGGTCGTCGATCCGCTGACCCAACCGCTGAGCTGGGCACTTGAGACCATGCTTTGGGTGATGACCGAAACGCCCTGGTGGGCCATGGTTCCGATACTGCTGCTGATCACCTGGGTGGTAGGCCGGTCATGGAAGGTCGTGGGCTTCGTGGCGCTGGTTCTTGCGGGCCTCGCCTTCGTCGACCACTACGAGGTCGCGATGCAGACCCTCGCCATCATCTTCGTTTGCGCCTTCATATGCGTATTGATCGGGGTGCCCATAGGGATTGCCATGTCGCGCAGCGATCGCCTGCAGGGCATACTGACGCCGGTGCTGGACATGCTGCAGACCCTGCCGCCATTCGTTTACCTGATCCCGCTGATCTTCCTGTTCTCGGTGACCGAACCCAAGCTCTACGGCATCGCAGTGATCCTTTACGCGATCGTGCCGGTGGTGCGCCTGACCAACCTCGGCATCCGGCTTGTCAATCCGGACGTGATCGAGGCCGCCGACGCCTTTGGCATGACCAAAAGCCAGAAGCTCTTTGGCGTGCAGATCCCGCTGGCGCTGCCCAACATCATGGCCGGCGTGAACCAGACGATCATGATGAGCCTTGCGATGGTGGTCATCGCCTCGATGGTCTCGGCCCCGGGCCTTGGCATTCTCGTGCTGCGCGGCATCCGCAACCTTGAACTTGGCGTCGGTCTGATTGCCGGTCTGGGTATCGTCGTACTGGCCATCGCGCTGGACCGCGTGACCAAAGCCTCGCTGGCGCGCATCGACGCCAGCCAAAGCAGCCGCTGAGGAGACGGACATGACAAAGAACGTGAAAGTCTCGATCAGGCACCTTTACAAAATCTTCGGTGGGGACCCCAAAGGGGCCCTCGCCAAGGTTCGCGACGGCATGACCAAGGCCGAGTTGCTGGAACAGACGAACCATGTGCTGGGCCTGCAGGACATCAACGTCGACATGAAGGAAGGCGAGATCACCGTCATCATGGGCCTGTCGGGCTCGGGCAAGTCGACGCTGATCCGGCACCTCAACCGGCTGATCGAACCCACGGCCGGAGAGGTGCTTGTCAATGGCGAGGACATCCTGTCGTGGAACGACGCGCAGATGCGCACCCTGCGCCGCGAATCCATGTCGATGGTGTTCCAGAACTTCGCCCTGCTGCCGCACCGAACCGTATTGGAGAATGCGGGCATGGCGCTGGCCACCCGCGGCATGGCGCGGCGCGACTATGAGGATGAGGCCAACAAGTGGCTCGACCGGGTCGGACTTGCCGGTCAGGGCGAGCAATATCCCCACCAGCTTTCGGGCGGCATGCAGCAGCGGGTCGGCATCGCGCGGGCTCTGGCATCGAACTCGGACATCATGTTGATGGACGAGGCGTTTTCCGCCTTGGATCCGCTGATCCGAACGGACATGCAGAACCTTCTGCTCGAGCTTCAGGACGAACTGCAAAAGACGATCGTCTTCATCACCCACGATCTGGATGAAGCGCTGAAGCTTGCCGATCATCTGGTGATCCTGAAAGACGGCGCAGTGGTGCAGCAGGGTCAGCCGCAAGACATCTTGCTGAACCCTGCGGACCCCTACATCGAAGAATTCGTCGCCGACATCAATCGCGCGCGCGTGCTGCGCGTCCGTTCGGTGATGACGGATCGCAAACCGGACGCTCCGATCGACGGAGAGGTCGCTCCGGGCGACAACCTGGAAAGCATCATCGCGCTGGCCGAGGGCAATCTGGACCGTGCCTTCGACGTAAAGAACGATGGCGAAACGTTGGGCTATATCGACATGAAATCCGTCGTGCAGGCCCTGGTGCCGCGGAGCGTCGATGCGCAAGATTGAGCTCTGAGATCGAGACCTCCCCGCAGCATGCCAGAAGAAGCGGAAGCGCTGCGGCTCTGGCTTTCATCGGCACCCGTTGGATGCCGATGAAAGCTTCCCGTCTCGATTTCAACGTCAAGTTTTGAAGCTGTCAATCACGAGGCGCAGCATCGTTTAGAGGGTCTCGAACCGGACCTTCGCTGAGATCCACATGGAGGCCCGCTCTGGGCCGGCAACGACGGCAGCAAGAAGGCAGAGCGCATTTATTCTTTATGCAGTTTCTGCACGTCGGCGTCGGTCATGCCGCGCGCGGCGAAGATCGGTTCCCCGCCCCTCGTGTCTGGACGCGCTCTCCTGTTGCGCCGAGCACATGGGGCGGCATTGGTGACCGCCCGTCCGCTGCTTGCCGCATGAATGTTTGCTCCGAGCCAGAAGAGCGTTTTTGCCTTAGCAAAATATCGGCACTATGCGCCAATATGCAGTCGGCAGTGGCCTCGGACAGCCCTCAGACTGGGGGCTGGTGGATGCAACGCTTACGGTTTTCGTGGATGTGTTTGCGCTAATATCCCAGTTTCTCGTGGGTATCGGCAAGGATCATGGGCCAGTGCGCGCGCACCCACCGCCTTCCTGCCGCTGCAAGACACGCTCGCGACGAAACGCATGGCGCGCGATTGTTTCGCAGATCGCCCTACTTAAAGACGTGAACCTGTCCCGCGCCGATTTGAAACTCAACGGTTTCATGTGGCTTCGCTCAAATTTCGACCAAGAAGGACTGGCACAAGACTCCAGCTTCAAATGGTCCGGTTTTCAGGCGGTCGCGCACACGAAGGCGCCCCTTTGTCGAAGTCCCGGCCCAATGTCCCCAGTTGGATACGCGTCAGGCTTGACCATTCCCGACCAACGGGACGCGAAGGCTGATACACGTGCCTGTCCGGACCTCTTCCAGTTTCACACCGCCGTGATGCCTGCGCATGACCTGCTCGACGATAGCCAAACCGAGGCCCGTTCCTTCGCCGTTCTCAAGCTGCGAGAAGCGGCGGAAGGCGATGTCCGCCTTGTCGAGCGGTATCCCCACCCCGTCGTCCCGCACCGTGATCACCGCCTCCGCGCCACGTTTGCCGGTGCTCACCTTGATCCGAGTCATTCCGTTGCCGCCGTGACGCAAGGCGTTTTCCACGAGGTTGGAAAGCGCCTCACCCAACAGAACCGGGTCCCCTTCCACGTCAAGGGTCGCTTCCGCCCTCTCTAACGCGAAGTCGATCTCACGGGACAGAACCTGCGGAGCGAGACCGCTGCAGACATCTTCGACCAACTCGTTGAGGTCGAAGCGCGTGGCCGGTGCCGTGCCGTCGTACCGGAGGCGCTCAAGAGACAACAACTGGTTAGCCAGACGGGCGGATACGCGGGCGGCGGCGATGAGCTCCGCCTGTCGGGCAGAACGTTCCTTTTCGTCGCGGACATCCGGCAGGGTCTCGGCCAGAGCCAGCAGCGCAGCGGCCGGGTTGCGCAACTGGTGCGCGGCGTCGGAAATGAAGGACTGATGGACCTCGATGCTGTCCCGCACCTGACCGAGCAGGCGGTTCAGGGTCGAGACCACCCCGGCGACTTCCTTGGGAACGGGACGGCGAATGCGGCCAAGGTCGTCCGGGGAGCGTTGCCGGATCGCCTCCTGCAGGTCGTTGAGCGGACGCAGGCCGATCTGTACGCCAAACCAGACCACCAGCGCCAGCGCCGCCATCAGGCCCGCCATCAGGACAATCGCACGCAGCGCCAGTTCGCGCGCAAAGGCCTGACGGTCACTGACCCGCTGCCAGACGGTCACGACCGTTTCGCCCGTCAGGTTGTCGATCGTGCGGTTCTCTATCATACGCAGGACCCGCATCTCTTCGCCCCGGTACGTGGCCAGATAATAACTGGGCACGTCGGCGTCAGTCGTCTCGGCGGCGCGCGGCGGGTAAGCATAGCCGGTCACGTAATATCCGCCCGGCCCGGTCACATGGTAGAAGATTTCGCCACCGCCCGCGTCCGAGATGAATCTGCGTGCGCTGGGTGAGAGGGCATCCCCATCGGAGATTGCGACATCCCGCGAAATCGCCAGCGCGGCTGCAAGCAAACTGCGGTCGAACAGTTCTTCGGAAGTCCGCTGCGCCGCCTCGAAACGCCACAGGCCAAGCAGGACGGACACCACGAGAAGGGGCGGCAAAATCACCAGGAAAAGCCGCAAGCGCAGTGACATGGCCCTGCGGAACACCCGCCTGCGCCGGCTATGCACCATCGACTTCCAGCATGTAGCCCAGGCCCCGGGCCGTCTTGATACGTATTCCGAAGGGTTCGAGCCTCTTGCGCAGACGCGAGACATGCGGCTCGATCGCGCTGTCCTCGGCGTCCGAGCCGATGCCGTAGACATGGCTGATCAACTGCGCCTTGGACACGAGGCGCCCGCGACGTTCCAGCAGGCACTCCAGCGTCGCGATTTCCCTGCGTGGGATGTCGAGCGCCTGTTCGTCCTGCATAAGCTGGCGTCCGGTGCGGTCGAAGACCAGCGGACCCAGCTTGTCGCGGGCCGCGAACTCGATGTTCTTGCGCCGGGCCATGGCGCGAAGGCGGGCTTCGAGTTCATCCATCTCGAACGGCTTGGTCAGGTAGTCGTCGGCTCCGGCATCCAGCCCCGCCACCCGCTCCGCCGTCTCGGAACGGGCGGTCAACAGGATGACCGGCGTACCATCGTTGCGGCGCCGCAAGGCCCGCAGCACCGAGAGCCCGTCCATTCCCGGCAGGTTCAGGTCCAGCACGACCAAGTCCGCGCCTTCCTGCGCAAGGAACGCGTCGGCTTCGGTGCCGTCGTGAAGGAGGTCCACCGAATGCCCCCGGTCCCGCAAACGGAATGCAATCCCGTGTGCCAGAGCCTCGTTGTCTTCTATGACTGCAATCCGCATGGTTACTTCTTTGTCATGTTGCGCAAGTTTCGCGCAAGGTTGGAACCGCAAGGTGCAGACGTTGGAGGAGGGAATCATTCCCTTGAAAAGATAACATGTAACGTGCCGGACATTCATCTGGCACGGCGAAGGTCTACGGGAGGATACCAATGACCATCAAGAACCTCGCAACCTCGGTTGCTGCTCTCGCCCTCATGTCGGCACCGGCTCTGGCCGAAGTGGACTTTTCCGGAGAGACGATCGAATGGGTCATCCCATTCTCGGAAACAGGCGGTTCGGCCAAGTGGGCGAACTTCTTCGCGCCGCTGCTGGCGCAGGAACTGCCGGGCAAACCGACCGTCGTCGTCAAGTTCATGCCGGGCGCAGGCTCGACCAAGGGCGCCAACTGGTTCCAGGAGCAGGAATACGAAGATGGCACGTTGATCTTCGGCACGTCCGGGTCGACCCAGTTCCCGTATCTGCTGGATGATCCGCGTGTACGCTATGAATATTCCGACTGGGTGCCGGTCATGGCTTCCGGTACGGGCGGTGTCGCCTACCTCAACCCCGAGGACGGCGCGAAATTCGACGGCTCGGCCAACAATCTCAAGGATGTCAACTTCATCTACGGTTCGCAGGGTGCCACGCGGCTTGACCTCGTGCCGCTGCTGGCCTGGGAAATGCTTGGCATGAACGTCGAGCCGGTCTTCGGCATCAAGGGACGCGGCGACGGTCGCCTGATGTTCGAACGCGGCGAAGCCACCATCGATTACCAGACCTCCTCGGGCTATCTCGGGGCATCGGCGGACCTGGTCGAGCAAGGCAAGGCCGTGCCAATGATGAGCTGGGGCGCACTGGACGAAGACGGCAACATCGTGCGTGATCCGACCTTCCCGGACATGCCCACCTTCAAGGAGGTGTGCGAGGCCACCGATGGCTGCGAAACCAGCGGCGACGCCTGGGATTCCTGGAAAGCCTTCTTCGTGGCGGGCTTCCCGTCCCAGAAAATCGCCTTCCTGCCGAATGGCACGCCGCAAGAGGTGGCCGACACCTATATCGCCGCGTTCGAGGCTGTCCGTGCGCGCCCCGACTTTGCCGAATTCGCGGCAAAGCAAGTGGGCAAGTACCCGATGTTCGTGGGCAATGGCGCCGCCAAGGCAACCAAGGAGGCGACCACGGTGTCGCCCGAAGCCAAGGCCTTTGTCATCAACTGGCTCAAAGAAGCCTATGGCGTGACGATCAAGTAATCGACGCGCCCGCGCGCCCCGTCCTCTCCTCCGGGCGGGGCGCGCGACATTCCTTGTTTCTGAAGACTCAACCGAAAGAACGGTGCGATGGATCTCTTTG is a genomic window containing:
- a CDS encoding sensor histidine kinase, which encodes MSLRLRLFLVILPPLLVVSVLLGLWRFEAAQRTSEELFDRSLLAAALAISRDVAISDGDALSPSARRFISDAGGGEIFYHVTGPGGYYVTGYAYPPRAAETTDADVPSYYLATYRGEEMRVLRMIENRTIDNLTGETVVTVWQRVSDRQAFARELALRAIVLMAGLMAALALVVWFGVQIGLRPLNDLQEAIRQRSPDDLGRIRRPVPKEVAGVVSTLNRLLGQVRDSIEVHQSFISDAAHQLRNPAAALLALAETLPDVRDEKERSARQAELIAAARVSARLANQLLSLERLRYDGTAPATRFDLNELVEDVCSGLAPQVLSREIDFALERAEATLDVEGDPVLLGEALSNLVENALRHGGNGMTRIKVSTGKRGAEAVITVRDDGVGIPLDKADIAFRRFSQLENGEGTGLGLAIVEQVMRRHHGGVKLEEVRTGTCISLRVPLVGNGQA
- a CDS encoding response regulator transcription factor — protein: MRIAVIEDNEALAHGIAFRLRDRGHSVDLLHDGTEADAFLAQEGADLVVLDLNLPGMDGLSVLRALRRRNDGTPVILLTARSETAERVAGLDAGADDYLTKPFEMDELEARLRAMARRKNIEFAARDKLGPLVFDRTGRQLMQDEQALDIPRREIATLECLLERRGRLVSKAQLISHVYGIGSDAEDSAIEPHVSRLRKRLEPFGIRIKTARGLGYMLEVDGA